ggagatcgagaccacggtgaaaccccgtctctactaaaaatacaaaaaattagccaggcatagtggcggacgcctgtagtaccagctactcgggaggctgaggcaggagaatggcatgaacccagaaggcggagcttgcaatgagccaagatcgcgccactgcactctagcctgggcaacagagtgagactctgtctcaaaaaataaataaataaataaaataaacatactaAGAACTAGTTCAGAGCCTAATGTTTTACTGGGTGATTAAGATTGTtccagtttgaaaaaaaaaaaagagtgctccAATAAACATTTGAATAAATCATGCATTAAAAGCAGGTCAAAACTGCTATGGACTTTACAAAGAAGGACTAAACAAATTGTTTACAAAGGATTGGTtggcttcttttcctccctttgcAGGAATAAATCTTACTTCGGGGGCAGGGTTCATTCACATCTCAACAAGCCCACAGTCTAGCCCAGGGTCACTAGTAGCAAAAAGCCATGCAAAGGAAAACATTAGAATTCTCTACTGCCTTAGTTAAAGAGACACTTAAGTGTCAACCTGGAAAGAACAATCTAACAAACttttgaaactctatttcaattttgttgtcattgttgtatGAAATGTGTGAGGTTTTCTTTGGCTtaataatacaaaacaaacaatattCAAGCAATGCAGATGCTATTCTGCAGAATGACTTAATATTGCATAGGCTGACTGAAtatatttgtttcaaaaatttcaacatcttgaaaaatataaattcctttttatatattttaatggcaAAGGAAATATATAACAACCATGGAAAGTTTAAACTGAGGTAGACTAATCAATTAAGCAGGATTTGCTGGctatgtttcaaaaagaaaagtaaagcatTTTAAGTACTAACACTAAGTATAGTTTGTCTTCATAAACTTCTCCATTCTCAGAAAACCAACAGAGATTTTTAAAGCAGATTATTAGTTTTCCCATCAAgcatttagttttttgtttgttttttgttttgttttttgagacaagagtttttgctcttgcccagtctggagtgcaatggcgcgatctcggctcaccgcaacctccacctcccaggttcaagcgtttctcctgcctcagccttcccaagtagctgggactacaggcatgcaccaccatgcctggctaattttgtatttttagtacagatagagTTTCTCCaagtgggtcaggctggtctcgaactcccgacctcaggtgatctgcctacctcggcctcccaaagtgctgggattacaggcgtgagccaccgcgcccggccaagcatttagttttatattttgaattattttattcttcagaGAAAAATTACTTGTATCAGCTATTACCTGTATGAGCCTAATTTCCAAATAACAAACTAGGAGAACAGATGTGTTTTTCATCTTACAAGACTGAGAAAAATCATCTTccttattaacttttaaaaaataaattaaactttcttttcttccgTCCGGCAGCAGCCATCAGGtaagccaaggtgggtgcataCGAGTACATCCAGGAGCTATGGAGAAAGCAGCAGTCTGATGTCATGCGCTTTCTTCTGAGGGTCCGCTGCTGGCAGTACCACCAGCTCTCTGCTCTCCACAGGgctccctgccccacccagccTGATAAAGCACGCCGACTGGGCTATGAGGCCAAGCAAGGTTACGTAATATATAGGATTCGTGTTCGCCCTGGTGGCCGAAAACGCCCAGTTCCTAAGGGTGCAACTTACGGCAAGCCTGTCCATCATGGTGTTAACCAGCTAAAGTTTGCTCCAAGCCTTCAGTCCGTTGCAGAGGAGCGAGCTGGACGCCACTGTGGGGCTTTGAGAGTCCTGAATTCTTACTGGGTTGGTGAAGATTCCACATACAAATTTTTTGAGGTTATCCTCATTGATCCATTCCATAAAGCTATCAGAAGAAATCCTGACACCTAATGGATCACCAAACCAGTCCACTGCACAGGGAGATGCATGGGCTGCTGACATCTGCAGGCCAAAAGAGCCGTGGCCCTTGGAAACGGCCATAAGTTCCACCACATTATTGGTGGTTCTCTCCAGGCAGCTTGGAGAAGGCACAATACTCTCCCGCTCTACCGTTACCGCTAATATAAGTAAAGTTTGTAAAATTCATACTTAATAAGcaatttgaaataatataaataaaaatatacaataataaaaataataaaaaataaataaatttaaatgtttggATATAAATAGGTTAAAAATTATGCCtgcggccaggtgcagtagctcacgcctgcaattccagcactttgggaggccgaggcgggtggatcacaaggtcaggggttgaAGACctgcctgaccgacatggtgaaaccctgtctctaccaaaaaatacaaaaaaaaattacctaggcgtaatggtgcacgcctgtaatcccagctactcgggaggctgaggcaggagaattgctgaacctgggagacagaggttgcagtgagccgatcaggccactgcactccagcctgggcaacagagcaagactgaatCTTTGCAGGTGGGTGGGGGGGAATTATGCCTGCATTTAAAAACTTTGGATTAATAGAAAATTTCATATTAGTCAATTAGATGCCTAAAATACATTGAAAAAGACATTCTATTTGGTCCCTGTCCTTATCAAATAGATTGCATATGAGTGATAAAAAGTGCTAGGCCAGATATTATATTTAGTATAAAACTCAATGGTCTCAGTGAAAGCTTTTGAATACCTTCTAAACTAGTACATACTGAGAAAGGTAGAGAAGACAAGCAGCTTTTCTTCATGCCTAGAGATATTTTGAAACCTATCACTCAAGGAGATCTGTAATGAAGTGGACACTATTTACCATGACTGAGAATACAGGAGTTTTCCTTGTGATGTCCTTCAATGCAAGACACTGGGTAGAACACTCCAAGGATGACATAATACAGACTAGATGCACTCCTTGGCTGAAAGTAGCAACACCTTACATAACCCGGCCAGTCTTCAGTATTCACCAAATCTAATCAAATTATCTAAACATTACTAACCAATGAAAATTATCctgaaagtagaatggtggttgccagaggctgtggGGATCCTggaatggggagttactgtttaatggatacagagtttcagttttgcaatatgaaaagagttctggaaatggattatagtgatggctgcacaacaacgtgaatgtacttaatgccactgaactgtacacttaaaaatagctaagatggtaaatttcCTTATAagcattttaccacaatttaaaaaataataaacttattgagagtctcaaaaaaaaagaaagaaaattaccctGAAAGACTAAAAGGTTAAAGGAAAGTCAACTGCATCAATCTTCATttgaataactgaaaaaaaaaaaaatcaaacaaccagataaatcctatttcaaaaaaaaaagaatagaactcTTTCTATTTCAAAGTATCTAAAGATACTTTatacaagttttaaaaaactaaaattctgGCATGTCCTTTCCCAGAAAGGCAATTTGatcatagaaaacaaaatgttttttttaaagattcgctttgattacattttgaaaaactaCATGTGTAGCACCAAGACATATTTATTCATGGTTATTTTGGATGGTAGAATTAGTGACTACTACTTTTCTTCTAAGATAACTTACATGAGTTTCAAAGTGGTAACATTTTAAACTACagggaaaaaagagaatacatttttgCCAGTTGCAAAATTCCCAGCCCATTTTCTACAATCCTGTTTTCATTTCACAAAAGGGAACTAATACTGAATCAATCTTGGAACCAAAACAAaggtgtttggggtttttttgttgtttgggttgttttttgttttagtcttTGTCTTGCAAGCACGCATTCCTGACGATACagtaaacaacaaaataatgaaaaccagCAGGAGGAGAACTATCTTCTCATACCACTGACCCCTTAGTAGAAGCAtcaagggagaaggggaggaatgacagagagaaaggagacaTCAAGTATTCAAGCAAAACCTTAGCAAGAGTCATGTCAGTGTAGCTGGTGGGTACTAGACCACAAAGGAAAAGACTGCAGAataaagcagaggaaaaagtagAGTAGGGGTAGGGTGGGTGGGGTGAGGACTGTACATATGGTTGGATGTAAAGAGTAGGAGAGGCAGAGTGACAGCCAAGAGATGACTCaggtttgttttcctttattagCTTAGGAAAAACTTGAACAAATGAGTTTGAGAAGGgtaatgtgcaaaataactagGTAAAAACACCTGAGATATGAAATAATTCAGAGTAAAAAGTTTCTGACAAGCAGTGGCAGACCCAAGAGGCTTCCCAAGTGGAGGctaaggtggcagtgagctgtgattccaccactgcactccatcctgggtaacagagtgagaccctgtctcaaaaaataaaaaataaaaagactaaaacTGCCATGTGCAGTGGCACAGCTCCTGTAGGCCCCGcggcttaggaggctgaggcaggaggatcactcaagcccaggagttcgagtccaacctgggcaacatagtgtgaccccatctgtaaaaatataaaataataattaaataaatgaaataaaatgagcaaaatggtaaactttatgttatacagattttacaaaaaacacaacaaaaactatATAGATCCATTACAATTTCCGGCCAATTACCAACAAGCCAGAATGAAAGTATACATTTGAAGAATGTCActatatagtaaaaaataaataaataatactaccTAAGAAAAACTATGACAAGATAAGGTTAGGGGGGGAAACAAGAAAATACCAGTAAGAGTGTGGGCTCAGCTCTAGCTTGCAATCTTTAAGATTATTTTCCACTTACTAAAGAGAAAGCTATCACACATGCATTCAAAGTCTAGCGATGAAGACATAAATACACAGGCATATATTTCTGAATACATCTTTCTGAAGCAATAACAGAGTGAAATTCTAGGAATAGGATTGGGAAATAATCTCCattgaaatcaatttttaaaaaagtgtttccaaaccaTATGAACAGCTAATGCCAATTCCACAAAATATGGAGGGCCACCAAAAGTCATGGGATCTTAAAGCCCTACCAGAGCCCCAGCAGCAGCTATCACTGCTCAACACAGGCCACTAAATGACGACACTGTGCATATAAAGCAAGTCATTTAGATGTTcttacatttttcaattttattgtaaTTACCCAAGTAATGTATGAGTTACTCctttgcttaaaaagaaaaaaagcttaaacAGTATAGATACCAGATAACCATTATTCCCTGCCCTGTTTTAAAGGCTCCTAGTCCCATTTCCTATTATCCAGCCATGATCAGTTTTGCATGTGTCCTTCCAAACTTACCTAAGCATTTTCATATGGATATGCAGACATAAAAGTGCAGAGTTTtttgtgtttaatatttttcttggtaTAAACTGAATCACACTACATTTTATTCTGCAACTAATTTTATCACTCAGGTTTTTTTTATCTACCTCATAATTTTTAACTGCTACCCAGTATTTCTAGTAATCTAGATGAATCATAACTTATTTAACCATTCTCCTAATATTGGACATGGTTCCAATTTGCAGGTATTGTGCGCGGCAATAAGCTTCCCTAAACATGCCAATCtgcatacatatgtatacttctataagaaaaatatttaaaagtacaaaTACCACAAACTACACATTTAAAATCTTAGGTCAACTTACACTACTATTAGAGATTAATTTCCCTACACTACACTATCATTGAACATGGtttatctttctaattttattaatgtaatggagaaaaatgattcctcatttttttaatttgcattttcctggttATTAGTGAGTTTGGGCATATTTGCATGTTTCTGAGCTATCTGTATTTCTTCTAAccattaaccatttttttttttttgaaacagagtctcactctgtcgcccaggctggagtgcagtggcacgatctcacctcactgcaacctccgcctcctgggttcaagtgattctcctgcctcagcctcctgagtagctgggattacaggcatgtgtcacaacacccggctaatttttgtagttttagtggagacggagtttcaccatgttggtcaggctggtctcgaactcctgacctcatgatccatccgcctcggcctcccaaagtgctgggattacaggcatgagccaccgcgcccagccaccattaaccatttttaaatttaatacaaCAGATATCTTATAAAAAAGCAAAgctggctggtgtggtggctcacgcctgtaatctcagcactttgggaggtggaggcaggcagatcgcttgaggccaggaatttgagatcagcctggccagcatggtgaaaccccatctctgctaaaaatacaaaaaattagccgggtgtggtggcacacatctatggtcccagctgcttgggaggctgagccacaagaatcacttgaaaccaggaggcagagattgcagcgagctgctgagattgcaccagcgcgctctagcctgggtgacagagtgagactctgtctcaaaaaaaaaaaaaaaaaaaaaaaaaaaagaaaaactagcttttgttttggtttttaaattacatatatgtaaatatatgtaatacctaaaccctttttttttttttttttttttttttttttgagacggagtctcactctgtcgcccaggctggagtgcaaaggcgcaatctcggctcactgcaacctccacctcctgggttcaagcgattctcctgcctcagcctcctgagtcgctgggactacaggtgtatgtcaccacacccagctactttttttgtatttttagtagagatggggtttcaccatgttagccaggatggtctccatctcctaacctcatgatcggcctgtcttggcttcccaaagtgctgggattacaggagtgagccaccgcgcccgaccgtaATACCTAAACGTTCTTATTCAAAATAAAGCTAACAACTCTACTGACCACACCTGTCCCCATTACAATGTCTCTCTCCGGTAATCACTTAACAGGTGAATATGCATTATTAGACTTCAATATATGCCAAGGGATCCCAACTTGGAGCAATTTTGTCCCCCAGGACACAGTTGGCAATGTCTGTAGATAGTTTTGGCTGTCACTACTGGGGCCTGTGGGGACACTACTATTATCTAGTGGGTAAgatgccagggatgctgctaaaaatCCTATAATGTGCAGGACAGTCACCCATGATAGAGTTCTCTAATCCATAATATGAAGAATGCCACTGTTGGGAACCTATGCTCTATGCTTTTAGATAGGTAACTATAACAATATTTTAGGTTGGGATTCTTTTACCATTAATGGTATCATTATACCATATGTGTCCTTACACAAgttctctttccatttttaatgtcTTAAGAGATGTTCTCTGTTGATACATAGAGATCCACCTCAGTCTTTTTTAACTACTAAAGAATTCCAAGATATGGCTCTACCTGTTTACGAATCATCTGCTCCCTCACGGACACTGAGTGTGGAAGAATCACCTGGCTGGATGTCACTTCTTGTGCTCAAGGCTGTCTCCTCTGGAGCTGCTCCCATCTTTGCAGCCATCCTCTCCTATCTGTGTTTCAGACTGGGGTTTCCTGCTGCATGATCCCATCAGCCATCTCTCTTTCAAAATTCCTCACTGTTTCCAGGACCAG
The Symphalangus syndactylus isolate Jambi chromosome 15, NHGRI_mSymSyn1-v2.1_pri, whole genome shotgun sequence DNA segment above includes these coding regions:
- the LOC129463559 gene encoding large ribosomal subunit protein eL15-like — translated: MRFLLRVRCWQYHQLSALHRAPCPTQPDKARRLGYEAKQGYVIYRIRVRPGGRKRPVPKGATYGKPVHHGVNQLKFAPSLQSVAEERAGRHCGALRVLMHREMHGLLTSAGQKSRGPWKRP